One Aegilops tauschii subsp. strangulata cultivar AL8/78 chromosome 7, Aet v6.0, whole genome shotgun sequence genomic window carries:
- the LOC109742836 gene encoding uncharacterized protein: MGIVKVASGAPIAKSGYSRENEDLTQEERLLLESFPSQGSADDCEHAEVDCELAMSGGQLCNVPYGLYDLPGLNDILSLETWNSCLTEDDRFRLAAYLPDMDQHDFFTTMTELLSGSAMFFGSPLRGFFDRLNGGFYSPEVSRARELLMNFQRRRYYHFLKLYHDGIVWKFACMDKLWRRNLVDTSLEEKIHIWHNWIQEKLLTFADPNSSPLNARLSNIGEVEAASFAPLKRAKLIEGTSSTNWSAKYKEIVHGAKSVEISSLNSHIFHLRDVPGEKCTKPPKVVLKANADSDSFAHGNAGIHHTPGLIPLAQLGVQVSTFSPYAFSQHVHNFSVNPSYPLYINTRRSSLGSSSSKAWQSEGALETYPILVKSPFGVQHAVLEDLKTGNHSAALSGYQSAAKPITAYSDEGNDTRESLHEKNLLKNFGRPGAMVPESSPGLYVRTAIGHETNGLMKMSNPGNADIISEMLTLGASTNPPYNFPMQSETVLKQHHDGLKTKAPPFMNSATRVEGHRFPYTYTRRKPHRAVDLVDPVETPTMVGSETASGLASMANVKAKGIKL; encoded by the coding sequence atGGGCATTGTGAAGGTTGCAAGTGGTGCGCCTATAGCGAAGAGTGGTTACAGCCGTGAAAATGAGGACCTTACACAAGAGGAGAGATTACTGCTTGAGAGCTTTCCTAGTCAAGGTTCTGCCGATGACTGCGAACATGCGGAGGTCGATTGTGAGCTTGCAATGTCTGGAGGCCAGTTGTGCAATGTGCCTTATGGGCTTTATGATCTGCCTGGGTTAAATGACATACTGTCTCTGGAGACGTGGAACTCATGTCTAACAGAAGACGATAGATTCCGTCTAGCAGCATACCTCCCGGACATGGACCAACATGACTTCTTTACGACAATGACGGAGCTCTTGAGTGGCAGTGCTATGTTCTTTGGGAGTCCACTTAGAGGGTTTTTTGACAGATTGAACGGTGGATTTTATTCTCCAGAAGTTTCTCGGGCACGAGAATTACTGATGAACTTTCAGAGACGAAGGTATTATCATTTTCTGAAGTTGTATCATGATGGCATTGTTTGGAAGTTTGCGTGCATGGACAAGCTGTGGAGAAGAAATCTTGTGGATACTAGTCTTGAGGAGAAGATTCACATTTGGCACAACTGGATACAAGAGAAGCTTCTCACATTTGCAGATCCAAACAGTTCTCCTTTGAATGCAAGACTATCAAATATTGGTGAGGTTGAAGCTGCCAGTTTTGCACCATTGAAGCGAGCTAAACTTATAGAAGGGACATCAAGTACCAATTGGTCAGCCAAATACAAGGAGATAGTCCATGGAGCAAAATCAGTGGAAATTAGCTCATTGAATAGTCACATTTTTCACCTTCGAGATGTGCCCGGTGAAAAATGTACCAAACCACCAAAAGTCGTGCTTAAAGCAAATGCCGACAGTGATTCCTTTGCTCATGGCAATGCAGGAATACATCATACACCAGGACTGATCCCACTCGCTCAGCTGGGAGTGCAGGTCTCCACCTTTTCTCCTTATGCTTTTTCACAGCATGTACATAATTTTTCTGTGAATCCATCTTATCCTTTATACATAAACACAAGGAGAAGTTCTTTAGGCAGTTCAAGCTCAAAAGCCTGGCAGTCGGAGGGTGCACTAGAAACTTACCCTATCTTGGTCAAAAGCCCATTTGGAGTCCAGCATGCTGTTTTAGAGGATCTCAAAACAGGCAACCATTCTGCAGCGTTGAGTGGGTATCAGTCAGCAGCTAAACCTATCACAGCATATTCAGATGAAGGAAACGACACAAGAGAATCCCTCCATGAGAAGAACCTTTTGAAGAACTTTGGTCGGCCGGGTGCCATGGTTCCTGAAAGTTCTCCTGGTCTGTATGTGAGAACCGCCATTGGCCACGAGACGAACGGATTGATGAAAATGTCCAACCCAGGAAATGCTGACATTATTTCTGAGATGCTTACCCTTGGTGCAAGCACAAACCCACCTTATAACTTCCCGATGCAGTCTGAAACAGTGCTCAAACAGCATCATGATGGACTGAAGACGAAGGCACCTCCTTTCATGAACTCTGCTACAAGAGTTGAAGGACATAGATTCCCTTACACATACACAAGGAGGAAGCCACACAGGGCGGTCGACCTCGTGGATCCTGTTGAGACGCCGACCATGGTGGGTTCAGAGACAGCGAGTGGGCTGGCTAGCATGGCAAATGTAAAGGCGAAGGGCATCAAACTTTGA